From Acidovorax sp. 1608163:
AAAGGCCTCCACCGTAGCCGCCAGCGCCTGGGGCTGTGCTGCGTCACCGGCATCGCACGCCGCCCCGGCAAAAGGCGCGGCGCCTGCAGCAATGCCCAGCACAATGCGCTCGGCCACGTTGCGCAGCTCGCGTACATTGCCGGGCCAGTGGTAGCCCAGCAGCTGGTGCAACTGGCCTGCGGGCAGATCGGGCACCGGGCGCTGGTGGCGGGCGGCAGCACCCATCACAAAGTGCTCCAGCAGCAGCGGCACGTCTTCGCGCCGCTCGCGCAGCGGGGGCAAGTCCACGGTGGCAACGCTCAGGCGGTAGTACAGGTCTTCGCGGAATTTGCCCTGGCGGCACAGCTCCAGCAAATCCACTTTGGTCGCAGCCACCACTCGGCAGTCGATGGGGATGAGCGTGTTGGAGCCCAGGCGCTCCAGCACGCGCTCTTGCAGCACGCGCAGCAGCTTGATCTGCATGGCCAGGGGCATGCTTTCGATTTCATCGAGAAACAGCGTGCCGCCGCTGGCGTGCTCAATCTTGCCGATGCGGCGCTTGCCCGCGCCGGTGAAGGCCCCAGCCTCGTTGCCAAACATTTCGCTGTCAAACAGCGTATCGGGCAAGCCGCCGCAGTTGATGGCCACAAAGTGCCCTTTGCTGCGCGGGCTGGCGTCGTGCAGGCAACGGGCGGCCAGCTCTTTGCCGGTGCCGGTTTCGCCGTGGATGAGCACATCCACCGTGCTGGCCGCCAGGCCCGCCAGCACCTCGCGCAGGCGCTGCATGTTGGGCGCGCGGCCCATCACCAGGCGCTCGATCGCATCGCGCTGCGCGAGCTGGCTGCGCAGCTGGCGCACCTCCAGCACCAGGCGGCGCTTGTCGAGGGCGCGGCGCACAGCGCCTACCAGCTGCTCGGGGGCAAAGGGCTTTTGGATGAAGTCGTGCGCTCCGTCCTTCATGGCCTGCACAGCCATGGAGACATCGCCATGGCCGGTGATGAGCACCACGGGCAGCTCCGGGTCCATGCCCATCAGCTCTTGCAAAAAGGCCATGCCGTCCATCTTCGGCAAGCGGATGTCGCTGACCACCACACCTGGGTAGTCACGCCCCAGGCGCAACCGGGCCAGCTCGGCACTGGGGGCGCTTTCGGTGGCAATGCCTTCAAGTTGCAAGGCTTGTTCGCAGCCCAGCACGATGTCGGGGTCGTCCTCAACGATGAGGACCTTGAGGTCGGGGGTCATGGGCGGTCTGGAGCGGTATCAGCGTCTGGGCGAGGGGCTGCGGGCAAGGCCAAGTGGAACACAGCGCCGCCGTCAGGGTGGTTGGCCCCACTGAGCGTGCCGCCCGATTCGCGCACGATGCCCGCCGACAAGGCCAACCCCAGGCCCAGCCCGTCCCCCGACCCCTTGGTGGTGAAAAATGGCTCGAACAGATGGGCCAGGGCCTCTTCGGTGAGGCCCGGGCCCAGGTCACGCACCTGCACATGCACCTGCTCGCCCCCCGTTGAGGCCAATTGCTCGCAGCGAATTTCGACACGCAAAGTGGCACACCCGGCCATTGCATCCAAAGCGTTGTTGATGAGATTGACCAGCACCTGCTCCAGGCGGTTGCCATCGCACCAGGCCACAGGCTCAGGCTCGGCCATGTTCAACTGCACCTGGGCGCTGGTCTGCTGGATGCGGGACTCCAGCACCGCCAGCGCGTTGGTCAGCGCAGCGCGCAGTGGCACGGGCCGTGGCTCGCCGGTCGATTTGCGGGCAAAGGCCCGCAGCTCGCCCGTGATGCGGCCCATGCGGTCGGCCAGTTGGGCAATGCGCTCCAGGTTGACGCGCACCGTGGGCAAATCGCCCCGCTCCAGAAACCGCACGCTGTTGCCCGACAGGGTGCGCAGCGCCGTCAGCGGCTGGTTCAGCTCGTGCGCCACACCGGCAGACAGCTGGCCAATCACCGCCAGCTTGCCCGCTTGCACCAGTTCGTTCTGCGCGGCGCGCAGCGTGCCTTCGGCGCGAATGCGTTCTTGCACTTCAGACTGCAGGCGCTCGTTGGTGCGCGACAAATCGGCCGTGCGCTGCTGCACCTTGCGCTCCAGCTCATCGTGTGCGGCCTGCAGCGCCTCGCGGGCAGCCAGGCGGTCGCGCAAACGGTCGCGCTCGTGCCGGCGGCGCTGGTTGAACATGAACCCCAGCAGCGCAACAAAGGCGGCACCGATGGTGGCGATCAGTGCGTCGCTTTGCGCCGCCTCATCGGCCCGAGCCAGGTGCGAGAACACCGTGAGCGTCCAGGGTGTGCCGGGCAGCGCGCGCGACTGGGTCAGGAAGCGGCCCGTCACCGGGTACACCGAGGCCATTTCGGTGCCCTCGCGCGCCACGCGCACCAGCCGCGCGCCCTGGTCCAGGTCGCTCAGCACCTTCATGCCCAAGGGGTGAGTGCCTTGCGGTTGTATTGCAAGGTCTGGTCAAAAGCCTTGCGTGTGGCTTCGTCCAGCGGGCGCAGCGCGGTGAACTTCCAGTCGGGCACCGAGCCCAGGATCACCACGCCGTTTTCATCGGTCACGATGACCGGCGCCTCGACGGTGGACCAGGACTGCTCCAGCTGGTCCAGGCTGACCTTGGTAACTGCCACCCCCACGGTGCGGCTGCCATCCAGCAAGGCGGACGCCAGGTAGTACCCCGGCTCGCCCCGGGTCGTGCCAATCCCAAACAGGCGCCCAATGCCGGTGCTCAGCGCGTCTTGAAAGTAAGGCCTGAACCGCAGGTCCTCACCCATGAAGCTGTCAGGCCTGCGCCAGTTGCTGGTGGCCACCACCTGGCCTTGCAGACTGATCACATAGATGGAAAGCGTGCCAGCGCGCTCATTGAGCTGCTCCAGGTAGGCATTGACGCTGTCTGCACGACGAGGCAGCGATGTGTCTGATGGGGTGGACAGAAGCGACAACACGTCTTTTTGCAGCTCCAGCGTGCCGGGCAGAAAGGCGTATTTGCTGATCTCGCGCTGCAGGCTGGCGGTGTACAGCTCCAGCCGGTGCAAACCCGTGGCCTGGATCTGCGCCTGCCCCATGCGCTGGGCCAGCAGGTAGGCCATGCCCCCGCAAAGCAGCACACCGCCCAAAAGCAGCAAAACGGTGAGACGGCGCAAGGATCGTGGCGATGGCATGAAGGGGTGAAATGGTAGCAGTGCAGGTGCTGCACGCAGGGCATGGCGGTGGTGGCAAAGCCATGGACACGCCCAACAAAAAAGGACTGGCACGGGCCAGCCCTTTAGATGCGATGAGAACCTGAGCCAACAGGTGGCTGCCGCGTTGCTGCAGCCGCCTCTGTCGTTACGCTGCAGGCTGGGCGGCCTCGTCGTCACCAACGGCAGGAATCATCTCCTCGCGCTCGGCCAAGGTCTCGGGCACGGGGTCAATGGCTTTCTCCCACTTGGCCACCACCGCCGTGGCAATGGCGTTGCCCATGACGTTGGTGAGCGTGCGCCCCATGTCCAGGAAGTGGTCGATGCCCAGAATCAGCAGCACACCGGCTTCAGGGAGATGGAACATGGGCAGCACCGCCGCCACCACCACGAGCGAAGCGCGTGGCACGCCGGCAATGCCTTTGCTGGACACCATGAGCACCAGCAGCATGGTGATTTGCGTGGACAGAGGCATGTCAATGCCATAGGCCTGGGCAATGAAGATGGCTGCAAACGTGGTGTAGATCATGGAGCCATCCAGATTGAAGGAATAGCCCAGGGGCAGCACAAAGCCCGTGACCTTGGGTTTGACGCCAAATTTTTCCAGTTGCTCCATCAGCTTCGGATACACGGACTCGCTGCTGGCGGTAGAGAAACCAATGAGCATGGGCGTGCGGATCAGCTTGAGCAGGCGGAACACGTCGCGCCCCAAAACCAGGTAGCCAGCAAACACCAGCACCACCCACAAGGCCGCCAAGGCCAGGTAGAAGCTGAGCATGAACTTGCCAAACACCCCCAACATGCCCAGGCCCTGGGTGGTGATGGCGCCAGCTAC
This genomic window contains:
- a CDS encoding dicarboxylate/amino acid:cation symporter, with the translated sequence MKLNRLTTMVILAMVLGVLVGYACHTWAPTPEAAKEIAGYFGLLTDIFLRMIKMIIAPLVFATLAAGMSTMGDSRTVGRIGTRALAWFMGASLISLALGLVIANLTQPGSSLSIPLPEVGTATQLKTGALNLRDFITQVFPKSIVESMANNAILQILVFSLFFGMALGHLHNQAARTLVATLDEVVHVMLKVTDYVMRFAPVGVFGAVAGAITTQGLGMLGVFGKFMLSFYLALAALWVVLVFAGYLVLGRDVFRLLKLIRTPMLIGFSTASSESVYPKLMEQLEKFGVKPKVTGFVLPLGYSFNLDGSMIYTTFAAIFIAQAYGIDMPLSTQITMLLVLMVSSKGIAGVPRASLVVVAAVLPMFHLPEAGVLLILGIDHFLDMGRTLTNVMGNAIATAVVAKWEKAIDPVPETLAEREEMIPAVGDDEAAQPAA
- a CDS encoding sigma-54 dependent transcriptional regulator; this encodes MTPDLKVLIVEDDPDIVLGCEQALQLEGIATESAPSAELARLRLGRDYPGVVVSDIRLPKMDGMAFLQELMGMDPELPVVLITGHGDVSMAVQAMKDGAHDFIQKPFAPEQLVGAVRRALDKRRLVLEVRQLRSQLAQRDAIERLVMGRAPNMQRLREVLAGLAASTVDVLIHGETGTGKELAARCLHDASPRSKGHFVAINCGGLPDTLFDSEMFGNEAGAFTGAGKRRIGKIEHASGGTLFLDEIESMPLAMQIKLLRVLQERVLERLGSNTLIPIDCRVVAATKVDLLELCRQGKFREDLYYRLSVATVDLPPLRERREDVPLLLEHFVMGAAARHQRPVPDLPAGQLHQLLGYHWPGNVRELRNVAERIVLGIAAGAAPFAGAACDAGDAAQPQALAATVEAFERTLIAEALRQQGGSLARTAEALRVPKTTLHDKIRKYGLGT